From the genome of Tolypothrix sp. NIES-4075:
TTGTAATTTCAGTATCGTAGAGCATTCCAGCAAGTGCTATCAGCCTTTAGTTTTAGATAATTTATATCAAAAGTAGTGTCTCTTTATTTGCTATTTTTAATACTCGTAAACACACAGGTATTAATTGTAAAATTTATCAAAAAATACATGAAAATAATATTAATTATTAGTAACTTTACTGGATTACCTGTTTTGTAAATAAGTAGAAATGAAAATTAGCAAGCAAAAAAAATTCACCCATTCTCTATTTGATGGGTGAATTGGTGGCGATCGCCATCCTCCGGGTTCGACAGTTTGACAGGACAGAAGCTGACACCGCCAACTGTCTCACCACGAAAACTGCGGGATTGTCCGAATGAAGACAGCATCGACTTCAGGTCGGTTATTGTCCGCGATATCTGCTCTTCAAAATTTTTGAGTTGCTTCGGGAAAATTCTAACTTAGAGGTGCAGGTAGAGCGTGTCAATAAACCTCCAACACCTCTCCAATTTCGCCTGCTGTGTAAAATGAGTGTTGATGCTCCAGATGATTTTCGCCCCTTCTCAAGTCGTCAGTATCAGCCCCTCATTGCAGAGATTGCGACTGCGATAAAATCGACGTCACCGACGGGAAAAACTACGGCAGAACCGGACTCTCATTGCTGAGATTGCGACTGCGATTAAATCGACTTGAAGAATAGTAAAGCTATAATTTAAATACGAGACAAGCCGTATAGCGATAATAGCAATGGCAGAATTAACGATTCACATCAGTAATGAACTGGCTCAACGTTTAGAACCTCTGCAAAATCGCTTACCCGAATTACTTTGGCAATTGTTAGATATTGCTAATTTGCCATCCATATCTCAGCTAACAGTTCAAACAGAGTCTACAGATATTACCCCAGTTTATCAAGAAGTTCTTGATTTTTTAATTAAGCGTCCAACACCAGAAGAAATTATTGCTTTTAAAGTTTCGTCCCAAGCTCAAACGCGGTTATCAGAATTATTAGGAAAAAACCGTTTTGCAACACTCAATCCAATGGAATTAGCTGAGTTAGATGTTTATGAGCAATTAGAACATATGATGATTTTATTAAAAGCACGAGCTTTAAAAAATGATTAGCTAAGATGACATCTAATTCAATTTCTGCGGAACTGCGTAAGTTTGTAATACAGAGAGCTTCAGGATGTTGTGAATATTGCCTAATACATCAGGATTTTTCGATTTATACCCATGAAGTAGACCATATTATTGCGGTAAAACATGGAGGTGAAACGACTGCTGATAATTTGGCACTTTCATGTTTATCGTGCAACCGCCATAAAGGTTCTGATTTTGCGACGATAGACCAAGTTACTAAAGAAATTGTTCCTTTGTTTAATCCCCGTCTTCAGGTTTGGGATGAACATTTTTATATTCCAAATGCCAGAATCGAAGGAAAAACTCACATTGGTCAAGGGACTGCAAGGTTACTTCAGTTTAATGTTCCTAATCGCGTGCTTCAACGGCAAGTGTTAATGAATCAAGGACAATATCCGTAGCAGTAATTAAATTGTTAAAATATTTTCTTTTGAGATTAATTTTAGTTAAAAATCTATAAATTGAGTTCCACAGTTCCGACACCTGTAGTTTTGTTTAAGATGAAAGTAGCCATATTTGCCAATTTGAGTCGAAGTACATCTAGGGCATTTCATCTTTTTAATAACACCACGCTGCTTGACTTCTGCCAAAGTTTTATTAACCCCATACTTATGAATCTGTGTTGAAGCTTCGTAATTACTAACTATCGAAAGTGGCTGTGACGATAGATTGGGGAATTACTGTTTAAACCCATATTAATGCCTATAATTATTGCAAAAAGCGCCCCCGATACATCAGGAGCGCATGAGTGTTATTTATTTAAGTTAAGCTTGTAAAATCGGTATTAACCGTTAATAGCAGGTCTGACTTTTCACGGGATGTGGAAAAGAAAGAGTGGTTCGCAAATAATATTAGCGAATCAGTCAGCTAATCTTTCTTATATTTGGAAGTTTCTTCAACCAAATCTTTTAAACCAAGCTTAAGAGTTTCAATGGAACGATCTAGTGCTTCAATTTTGGCTCGATTAAGAATTTGCCCAACGGCATCTAAGTAAGCTTTACTACCAGCTTTACCTAAATGCTTGTATTTAGAAAGTTTACCATTAGTCTTTGTGGGAAATATTGGCTCAGTTGCTTGTAGTTTATAGTACCAATATTTTTCCTTTCGTCCTGTGGCGAGATAACGGACAATCCAACATCCAGATGGAGCTATCTTACCGTTCGCAAGTATGGTTTGAATCTCTTGCTCAAGGCGCTCTTTCAAGGAAAAGACTTGATCTATACGCTCAGACAAATCCTCTTGGGGCAAAAGCTTGTGTTTGTCATGCATAAAACAAAATTCCGCTGCTTCGCGTAAAACGTTCGCGAACCATTATCCTGTAGAAAAAGCCAGAGCGATCGCAAAATCAATGCATTAATTTAAGAATATAATCTATCGTGTAGCAGCCAACCTTGGCACAAAGTTTCTAACTCCAGCCAACCCCTCCATAAAACTTGTATCCCAATTGCACTGTTTTTCCTATGTTCTAAGTATCCTCCCAAGCGTGCAATTGCTCTAATCGCCCAATCAATCGTAAATTCTACGTCTTTTTTTAGTAATGGTGGGGTACTTGCAAGTAGCACGTCCATCTGTATTTTTGTTAACACCTCTGTTGCGGAACTTTGAGGAGAAGTTCGGTGCAAATAAGTCATTCTTAATAGTTGGGCAGCAATTACAGTCAAAAAACCCAGCATAGTTGACATACTCTCACCAGCCAACCGATAGCTTTCGGCTTGGCAACCGGATTTGAGAATCTTGTGATACTCTTCAACTCGCCAACGATACGTATACCAACGGAGAATTTGAGCGGCTAATTGTTGTGTAGTTACTGACTCAGTAGTTAGTAACATCCACTCTACTGGTTCACAATTTTCTGGTACGTCAATTTCGCGTGCATAAACCGCGTAAACATTGAAACTGCCTTCTAACTTTAATCGCTTTGGAGGACTTATTGATACCGGACAAAACCTAACCTCTAAAGTTGCAGTTCTTGCACTCCGTTTTTTAGTTTCAGATAGTTCAACCGTGGTGACAAACTGTACTGGCTGGGATGTGACGTACTCCCATAAATGAGAATTCTCAGATTCTAAACACCGATTGTGAGCGGCTCTGACAACTACACCTGTGTTTTTAGTTTTACGTACTCGGCTAAACACCTCAGCAATATCACCTTCTCGGTCAAAAACATGAATTATTCTAGATAACAGACCATTAACGGTTGTTTCTAGACCCTTAAACAGTTTTTCTATCTTTGAGAAAGCTTCAACCCATCTATAAGACTCTTTCTCCTTAAATGCCTTATTTCTCTTGATTTTTTGCTCTTTTTTTAATCGCTGTTTCTTGTTTGAGGGTGTTTCTCCCGGTAGTGGTGAAGCTTTTTTCTCTCGATGCCATAGCTTCTCCCACAACAGCCCCAATGGTTGACCAAAGTCCGGATCTAATGCTAAAGAACTGTGTAAAATTAGCCCATTCCCACCGTTACCTGTAGGACCATAATCATCACGCTTATCCAATATTTTCTTGTAATCAAGAAAAGTTGTATCGCCTACAGCAAGCACCACTGGTAAGCCGTTTATTTCGATTGCTGTTTGTTTAAAGCAAGGTTTAGTCAACTTTTCAAACGTTGTTTTTGGATTGGCGAAAAATTCGTACCCGCGTTTCAAGTCGCTAGCACTTTTAAAGATTTTGGACAACGGTTGACCATATTTTACAAATAAACACTCGGCAATCGATACCGCTCTTCGAGTTAGGCGTTTGTCCCCAAAGTCACAACAAGAGTACGGATTTGTTTCTAATATTTTCATAAAAAGCCATGCTACTCACCTCTGGTAAGAACAATACCTGAAATCACCCAATCATTTTTAGGGAGATCCAAAAAATAAAATGTCCCGCCGTCAAACCCAGATGCCCCTATCCGCAACTAACCAATGGCTATACACGGCGGGACATCTCATTACTTGTAAGTGCCTTATCTCGATTTTGTTCGCGAATATTATTCGCGAACCGCTCTTTCTTTTCCACATCCCGTGAAAAGTCAGAATAGCAGGTGCGCTCATTGCAACAGGTGCTACTTCTGCGGCAGCCAAATCGAGAGGGAAGTTGTGAGCGTTGCGCTCGTGCATTACTTCCATACCCAGGTTAGCGCGGTTGATTACGTCAGCCCATGTGCTGATTACACGACCACTTGAATCAATTACTGATTGGTTGAAGTTGAAACCGTTCAGGTTGAACGCCATTGTGCTNACACCCAANGNANGTGAACCAGATNCCNACTACNGGCCATGCTGCNAAGAAGAAGTGCAANGAACGGCTGTTGTTGAATGANGCGTATTGGAAAATCAAGCGACCGAAGTAACCGTGTGCTGCAACAATGTTGTAGGTTTCTTCTTCTTGACCGAATTTATAACCGTAGTTTTGTGATTCGGTTTCGGTGGTTTCACGAACCAATGAAGAAGTTACTAGTGAACCGTGCATTGCACTGAATAAGCTTCCGCCGAATACACCTGCTACACCTAATTGGTGGAAGGGGTGCATCAAGATGTTGTGTTCTGCTTGGAACACAATCATGAAGTTGAACGTTCCGGAGATACCCAAAGGCATACCGTCAGAGAATGAACCTTGTCCGATTGGGTAAATCAAGAATACTGCGGTTGCTGCTGCTACGGGGGCACTGAATGCCAAGCAGATCCAAGGACGCATACCTAAGCGGTAGGATAGTTCCCATTCACGTCCTAAGTAGCAGAATACGCCGATTAGGAAGTGGAATACTACTAATTGGTAAGGACCACCGTTGTACAACCACTCATCAAGGGAAGCTGCTTCCCAAATTGGGTAGAAGTGCAAGCCAATTGCGTTAGAAGAAGGTACTACTGCACCTGAAATGATGTTGTTTCCGTAAATCAATGAACCTGCTACAGGCTCACGGATACCATCAATATCAACAGGAGGTGCGGCGATGAACGCAATGATGAAGCAGGTGGTTGCGGCTAGCAAGGTGGGGATCATCAATACGCCGAACCAGCCGATGTAAGTAGGTGGGCGGGAAAATTTATAACTATGTAACGAAAAGTTAATTAGAGCGGTCTGAGTAAAATTTAATACGTTCTGTACTGTAGTTGCCTTTTTCTCCCCTAGCTTTAACGCCATCAATCACGGCGTAAGCGAGGTCTAACTCATCATCAAATATTTGCCCACATAGTTCGTCTTTTTTAAGGTGCTGCCACTCTAATTCAATTGGGTTCATCTCGGAGCAGTATGGGGGCAAAAAAAAGATACACAAACCCATGTGTTCCCACTTTGACCATAGCTTTTGCACTGCTTTACATCGGTGTATCGGTCCGTTATCCTGTACAATTACCCTGGTACGCCCAGTTTTTTGAGCTTCAGTTGCTTCAATTTCCATCATTTGGATGTAAGATTTACAACCAACACCACCAATAACCAGACCGTAAACAAAGCTTATTATTGGTTGAAGAAACCCGATANGAGTAATCCAAGAAATAAATGATCCAAAATGCTGGGATACTGAAGAGATAATCAGTGTACCATCTATAACCATGTGTCCCGAATCTCTGATCCAACTCACCGACAGCCTTAAATCCCTTNACATTAAAACATCTCAGAAATTAAAAGGAAGTGACCGACGACAATTTATGGCAGAAGTAGTTAAAGGTTTGGGACGAGGAGGACAAATAATCGCAGAGAGGGAATTAGGCTGGAATAGACGTACTATTCGTAAAGGGATCCAAGAATTAGAACATGGAATGTCGATTGCTGATTCATTTAAACTGAGGGGACGTAAGCGTAGTGAAGAAAATTTGCCTTTTTTACTATCGGACATAGTGTCAATTGTAGACCCACAGAGCCAAACAGACCCAACTTTCAATAGTATTAAGCTATATACTCGCCTTTCAGCAGCAGAGGTTCGTCATCAATTGATTGAACTAAAAGGATATCAAAATGAAGAACTACCTTCAATTGAGGTGATTCGACAACGATTAAACCAATTGGGTTATGGCTTAAAGCAGGTTGCTAAAACTAAGCCAATAAAAGAGATACCAGAAACTGGAGCTATCTTTAAAGAAGTTAATCGTATTAATCAGGAAGCTGATGATGACCTCGCGACGCTACGAATTTCTATGGATGCAAAGGTGGGGATAAAAGTTGGGGAATTTGACAGAGGAGGAAAAACTCGTGTACCTACTGTTGCGTTGGATCATGACTTTTCCGATTGCTCAACTTTAACTCCCTACGGGATTTTTTTACCTCAAGAGAGTGAGTTATTTTTATTTTTCGTTCAATCCAAACTGACTGCTGATTGTATTGTTGACCTACTCGAAGATTGGTGGTTAGGTGTTCTAGACCGATTTTCTCACATTCGTAAAATAGTTATCAACCAAGATAATGGACCAGAAAATAACTCTCGGCGAACTCAATTTATGTTTCGTATTCTTGAATTTGCCCACAAATTTCAACTGAAAATCCAATTAGCTTACTATCCGCCCTACCACAGTAAATACAACCCGGTTGAACGAGCTTTTGGATGGCTTGAACAACATTGGAGCGGTAGCTTACTAGATAGTGTTGATACTGTAATTAAGTTCGCTTCGACTCTAACTTTTAAAGGTAAAAATCCTATGGTTACTTTGGTTGAGCGAGTTTACCATACAGGAGTTAAACTAACTTTGGCAGCGATGGCGGAAGTTGAAAAACAAATTCAACGTTTACCAAACTTGAAGCAATGGTTTGTTGAAATATTTGGTAGCTCTGCCTAATTTCTGGATCATTTATTTCTTGGAACACTCTTACTTATCAGTGGGGATTCACAAACGATAGACACTCATGCGATGGCTGCTTTCTTCATAGGATGAAGGGTGCTTAATGTTTGTCGGGTTTTGGCGATGGGCTTTGCCCCGCGCTTTGGCGATGGCTACACATCTTTAGACTGAGCCAACAAATTATCGCTTGTTGAGTATTGGGACAAGATTGGTGCGATCGCGCTATGCCAGTTGCGTAAGTCCTATATTTATACAAAAAGGATGATGCTGTTTTGGACGTACAAAAATTTTCACAAGTGGTAACCGTTCACGGGGGTAACGAGAGAATGAGGGTTTCAGGCGATAAAATCAGTTGATTTAGCCTCTTGCCCTCAAACATCGGGGCTTAATAGTGCCCCAAACCCTATTGATTTCGTACCCCCCCTGAACGGTTACCACAAGTGTTTGCCTAACATATCCTTAAAGCCAATCCAATCAACGCTCTCTTTAGAAAGAGTTTTGTGCCCTAGCTGTTGAAAGAGATTAAGCAAAACACGCACGTTAGGCACCTCTGCAACAGGAATTCTGAGAGCATTGAACCGACCTTCTTTGATATAGATTTTACCCTTGCTAACCTCAATATGGCTAATCCTTGACCAGACGATACCTTGTCCGTAAACAATGATTCCTTTTTCATAGAGACGAATCGGACCAAATTCAACAGTTTCGCCTCGATTATAAGCAGCGAGTGCCTGCGGTAGCTGATGCTGAGTTACCAGGATTTGCAATCTGTCTGCAATGTCTTTGGTAATGTGAACCAATTCACCATCTGGAAACTTAAGGGTGTAGGCACAACTCATCTCTACCGAGATAAAAAAGAATTGCTTATATCTACTCTTTTGCCAGACTTGTAACTCATTATAGTATGCATAGAGTTGCCCGTTTAGTCGCTTATAGACAATGCCTCTTTCATAAAGCAGAAAGTAATAATTTCTAGATTTGATAGCATTGTAAATGCTGCACAGTCCAACTCCTGAAATTGCAATACCTACGACCAAATTAAGAAATGAATGATTGCCATAAGCAAGGATGAGGACTCCTAGAATTAAAAATATAGAAGTTGCTACAATCCACCAAATCAACCCTAGAATACCCTTCGATAAATTATGGCTCTCTAACCTCTCCAAGAGATTTCCTAATAAATCAGGATTCCTTTGAGTTACGGTTTGTCTGGTTGGGGGCAATTCCGGCATACTTCGCCTTTGCATTTCGGCTCGTATTACCTGTTGCGCTTCTTCTGTATAGTCAGTAAGCTCTCTAGATGCAAATTCCAGTTCTTGGTCGCTTTTCTGTCGCCATTGCTCTTCAAGTGTCATAGTTCACTCCTAGTTGTTGTAGACTTTTCCATCAAAAATAGTCTCAGTGTAGCTAAGTGCACAGAAAACAAAAAGTAACTGTGGAAATTTACAAGTTACTTAAATATCTAGTTAATTTTTTTCCAGTCTCAACATTCATCACAGATGAATAAGTTGAGCATACATGGCTATCGTTCTAAGAATGCCAACTTATACCATTTATTTATGAAGCTGCGCTAAATAAAGGTTCCAGGATGAAGTCATAAGAAGTGAGAGAATCATATCAGGTGTAATTGTTTCTAGCGCCTGGGCTAACATAGGAGCGCAGTTGGGCAAGAGTTTTGCAATTTTCCCGTTGTGTAATTGGATGTGAGGATTTTAGCAGGATGCGGGGTGCGGGGGGGGGGTGCGATTAAATTCAATAATCCAAAACTTAGATGTACATCTATGCGTCTGGTGTTTTCTTTTTGAACCAACTCTTAATTCGTTTCCATCTTGCTAAAGCAAAAGTAAAGAATCCAGCAGCACTGAGGGGTATGACAGTTTCTATAAGCCCTTTGCTATTCTCACTTAACCAACTACTTGAGTTAACTGCAACGCCTGATAGTATGGTCAAAGGTTTTTAAGTAGAAATTTATGAAAGTAGAAATTAAGGGCAATAAAATCTTTACTATAAATGACTTTCATCGGCAAATAGCTAAATTACTTGACTTAGAACCATACTATGGGAACAACTTTAATGCACTCTGGGACAGTTTAACTACAGATGTAGAACGCCCAGTTAGCTTAATTTGGCTTGATTCGGCAATATAAGAGTGAAAATTTAGGTGATGAAGCTTTCAATATGATTGTTCAAATTTTGCAAGAGGTACAAGATTATGATGTTGAAGCCAGTTTTAGCGAAAAATTTATATTTGAATTACGTTAGCAAACAATGGCAACTGTTGGAAAGTCCTTTTGACTAGAAAATAGAATATTTTTAGCCCATAATACATATTAAATATATTAATTATTGTCAAGTTGGTTTTTTGACTGCAATTGTTCTCACGAATCCAGTTGAGCGCCTTCATTACTCACATTCTGGCTTATTTTTAATCAAATTCTCAACATTTAACTCAAGAATCGCTGGTTTTTGTAAAGAAATAAAAAGGTTAAAATAAACTTCTGGAGCTTGGATTTCGGACTCAATACAATTAATAGGTGCTGGGGGAAACGCTGGATTTTTGGGAGTTAGAGAGTCTTTATCATTTATGGTTGTTTACTATTAGCCAACCGTTGCTGGTTGTAAATTTAAGCGATCGCCCGATTAATTGCTTCACTACTCAAGAAAGTATCTGTTGTAGTGGGACATAGTTTATCCTTAAACACTTATTCGTCTCCATCCATTAAGCGGCAGCGACTCTGATTGTTGCAGGCAAGTCGTTGCTCACGCTCTCGCACAATAGTTTCTAAACTTGGTCGCCCCGTCAGAGAAAATCGCAAGTCTGCCCAAATACCATATACAAAGTTAGCGATCGCACCAACAATCGGCAACTTGGTTGCAGCATAAACCCAGCCCATTCCTAAAGTTTCGTAAACGCGGCGAAATACTTCAATGTTTTTAACTAACGTTCCATCTGGCAACACAGCATGGATGCGCCCCATCGCAGTTTCGTAATCAACACCACCATTTGCTTCGGCGTTATAGTTATCAGCCGCAATATCCACAAATGACACTAATCCCCGTCCGGCATCACGTTTGGTCAAAAAGTTAACTTCACGCACGCATAAGGGACATTCACCGTCGTAGAGCAATTTGATTTTCCATGACGGTGGCTGGTTAAGAGATTTATCAGAACTGTAGGATTGGGCTTGTAGTCAGGACATTATGTTCGTTTTAAATAAGTTTATTTTCTGTTTATAAGGCGTAACGCCTCTGAAATTATAACTGCAACCTACAGCCCATTGTGTACATCACTAGTACCAATAAGTTCTACCATTGCTGTGTTTTAAGTCACAGTGTCTAGCTGTTGTATCCACTCATTAATTTGGTCGGCTTTGTGACTTGCAACTTGCTTTGATGCCAATCTAATAGCTTGTCTGTTGTATATACGCCATAAAAGAGATATCATTTCAATATCTTCACAAGCTTCTAAGTCAAGAGCTACTATTGATAAGTTTTCTGAAGTTAGCCATTCTTTTAGTTCGTTTTCATACTGATATTTCATTTGATTTAGCCTATCTTTTTCGGTATTTGAAAGTTTGCTCCAGATAACTTTCTTAACATCATGGGGACGGCGGGAAGTAATTTGTAAAACGTCATCCCAATTGAGAGCTTGTTTAATTTTAGTAACTAAAGCCCAAAATACAAAATTAATTACTTGTACTTCAAAGTTGATAAATTCTAACAGCGAGACAGCGTATTTCAATTCATCCATATTTACATCTGGGCAAGAAAGTACCCAATGTTTTAATGCCTCCATATTCGCTTGAAATTGGTTATCTGTTTTGCGGTACTTACGCTTTTTAACCTCAATAATTGGACGCAATAACATCGGACGGACAGTTGGCGGAACTTCTTGCCATTCGATACCATCTGTGGAGATAATTGTTGGTATACCGTCGCCCTCGGTTTGTCGTCCTTCTTCTAATACCCATCGAAAGGTTTTACCGCAGTTAGGA
Proteins encoded in this window:
- a CDS encoding HNH endonuclease, yielding MTSNSISAELRKFVIQRASGCCEYCLIHQDFSIYTHEVDHIIAVKHGGETTADNLALSCLSCNRHKGSDFATIDQVTKEIVPLFNPRLQVWDEHFYIPNARIEGKTHIGQGTARLLQFNVPNRVLQRQVLMNQGQYP
- a CDS encoding IS1/IS1595 family N-terminal zinc-binding domain-containing protein; the encoded protein is MKCPRCTSTQIGKYGYFHLKQNYRCRNCGTQFIDF
- a CDS encoding IS4 family transposase, coding for MKILETNPYSCCDFGDKRLTRRAVSIAECLFVKYGQPLSKIFKSASDLKRGYEFFANPKTTFEKLTKPCFKQTAIEINGLPVVLAVGDTTFLDYKKILDKRDDYGPTGNGGNGLILHSSLALDPDFGQPLGLLWEKLWHREKKASPLPGETPSNKKQRLKKEQKIKRNKAFKEKESYRWVEAFSKIEKLFKGLETTVNGLLSRIIHVFDREGDIAEVFSRVRKTKNTGVVVRAAHNRCLESENSHLWEYVTSQPVQFVTTVELSETKKRSARTATLEVRFCPVSISPPKRLKLEGSFNVYAVYAREIDVPENCEPVEWMLLTTESVTTQQLAAQILRWYTYRWRVEEYHKILKSGCQAESYRLAGESMSTMLGFLTVIAAQLLRMTYLHRTSPQSSATEVLTKIQMDVLLASTPPLLKKDVEFTIDWAIRAIARLGGYLEHRKNSAIGIQVLWRGWLELETLCQGWLLHDRLYS
- a CDS encoding transposase, translated to MXRDLRLSVSWIRDSGHMVIDGTLIISSVSQHFGSFISWITXIGFLQPIISFVYGLVIGGVGCKSYIQMMEIEATEAQKTGRTRVIVQDNGPIHRCKAVQKLWSKWEHMGLCIFFLPPYCSEMNPIELEWQHLKKDELCGQIFDDELDLAYAVIDGVKARGEKGNYSTERIKFYSDRSN
- a CDS encoding ISAzo13 family transposase, translated to MQLTDSLKSLXIKTSQKLKGSDRRQFMAEVVKGLGRGGQIIAERELGWNRRTIRKGIQELEHGMSIADSFKLRGRKRSEENLPFLLSDIVSIVDPQSQTDPTFNSIKLYTRLSAAEVRHQLIELKGYQNEELPSIEVIRQRLNQLGYGLKQVAKTKPIKEIPETGAIFKEVNRINQEADDDLATLRISMDAKVGIKVGEFDRGGKTRVPTVALDHDFSDCSTLTPYGIFLPQESELFLFFVQSKLTADCIVDLLEDWWLGVLDRFSHIRKIVINQDNGPENNSRRTQFMFRILEFAHKFQLKIQLAYYPPYHSKYNPVERAFGWLEQHWSGSLLDSVDTVIKFASTLTFKGKNPMVTLVERVYHTGVKLTLAAMAEVEKQIQRLPNLKQWFVEIFGSSA
- a CDS encoding DUF6585 family protein; this encodes MTLEEQWRQKSDQELEFASRELTDYTEEAQQVIRAEMQRRSMPELPPTRQTVTQRNPDLLGNLLERLESHNLSKGILGLIWWIVATSIFLILGVLILAYGNHSFLNLVVGIAISGVGLCSIYNAIKSRNYYFLLYERGIVYKRLNGQLYAYYNELQVWQKSRYKQFFFISVEMSCAYTLKFPDGELVHITKDIADRLQILVTQHQLPQALAAYNRGETVEFGPIRLYEKGIIVYGQGIVWSRISHIEVSKGKIYIKEGRFNALRIPVAEVPNVRVLLNLFQQLGHKTLSKESVDWIGFKDMLGKHLW
- a CDS encoding barstar family protein encodes the protein MKVEIKGNKIFTINDFHRQIAKLLDLEPYYGNNFNALWDSLTTDVERPVSLIWLDSAI
- a CDS encoding thiol-disulfide oxidoreductase DCC family protein translates to MLYDGECPLCVREVNFLTKRDAGRGLVSFVDIAADNYNAEANGGVDYETAMGRIHAVLPDGTLVKNIEVFRRVYETLGMGWVYAATKLPIVGAIANFVYGIWADLRFSLTGRPSLETIVREREQRLACNNQSRCRLMDGDE